In one window of Lepus europaeus isolate LE1 chromosome 14, mLepTim1.pri, whole genome shotgun sequence DNA:
- the LOC133773451 gene encoding MICOS complex subunit MIC10-like has protein sequence MEPRVGNTSKSDIGRKWDQCMADAVVKIGTGFGLGVVFSLTFFKRKSWPLAFGSGIGLGMAYSNCQHDFQAPYLLHGKYGKEQEQCRTPRAPRREGGTPLAPQEHRGAPELPPRFQLQRSAVSETSLFLVLYFLSGNCKEMVLREIVK, from the coding sequence ATGGAGCCGCGGGTGGGGAACACGTCCAAGTCAGACATCGGCAGGAAGTGGGACCAGTGCATGGCGGATGCGGTCGTGAAGATAGGTACTGGTTTTGGATTAGGAGTCGTTTTCTCACTTACCTTCTTTAAAAGAAAGTCGTGGCCTTTAGCCTTCGGTTCTGGCATAGGCCTGGGCATGGCCTATTCCAACTGTCAGCACGACTTCCAGGCGCCCTACCTCCTGCATGGGAAATACGGCAAAGAGCAGGAGCAGTGCCGCACACCGAGAGCGccccggagggagggaggaaccccGCTCGCTCCTCAGGAACACCGCGGCGCCCCAGAGCTGCCGCCACGCTTCCAactccagcgctctgctgtgtcCGAAACCAGCCTGtttcttgttttgtattttctctctGGAAATTGTAAGGAGATGGTCTTAAGAGAAATAGTTAAAtag